The DNA sequence CATGGCGGCGTTGTTGTCGCCCAGCCGCGGCTGTCGGAAGAGGCTGCGTCTCCCTGGCGGCTCCCTCGGAGCTCCGTCCTGGAGGGGCTCAGCGAGGCTCAGCGGCTCGACGGCGGTGTACGACGTGGTGGTGGCCGGGGGCGGCCTGGTCGGGACCGCCATGGCGGCGGCGCTGGGTAGGCGGCGGGTGGGTCGGAGCCCTCGTTTGAAACCTTGCGCCTTTCCCTCGTTCTGGCAGCAAGGCccttgtggttgttgctgttgttgttgttgttgttgttgttgttgtgtgccttcaagtcctttctgactgatggcgaccctgtcatgggatcttctggggctgagagagtgtgactgcccaagggcacccagccCGTTTACTTGGCCAACCATGACATCGCTCTAACCACTAAACTGCACTGCTCTCTGCTAAGTCCTCATAACTGGCAGTAAAACCTTTGAACAGCAAAGGATTGCTGCTGGTTGTTGAACCATCGGATGCTGGCCCCTGGTGAGTTctgagcaaaggaggaggagttgTAACCAACGGGTATAACCTTGGAATTGGCCTCTGACTCATCAGTGAAAGGAATGATGGTCCCTATTTTGTCATACCTGTTTTAAGCTAAAACGTGTTGGAGTTGATGACTGCAGTGAGAATGCAACTTCCGAGAACTACTCTGAAACCGAATCTGGTCCTTGAGCTGAAAGTGCCTCTGCCTTCTTGGGAAGAGTTACAAGCAATTCAACACACTTAAAGGAAAACACCAAAACGGGGCTGTTTACGTCTGAATTCTTTTTGCCAGAGGTTAAGAAATTCTTAATTATTCTTTTTCCAAGGGCACGACGTTCATCTTCGCGATAAGAAAATTCTGCTCCTTGAAGCTCGTCCAAGGAAAATGTCTGAGCGGTTGCCAGAGAGTTACAGCAATAGAGTTAGTGCCATCACACCTGGCTCCACCACATTTCTCAGTAGTAAGTACAGTATCCACCAGTTCCCTGGAGACATGCTATGAATGCTATGAATGCACAGAGTGTGTGTGATGTTTATGTACAAAATATGATCACACATAGCACATTGTATAGCAGAGATGGGGATCGTTTGGCGCTCCAGATATTGGTGAATGATCTTTGGACACTGTCCCAAGCCCCCTACAAAAACAGAGTGCAACTGTGCCTGTCACTGGGGGAAGTTAATTTACTGATTTGAAGGCTTATTGGTACAGATACAGTGTTGTACAGGTAAACCTTTTGTGTAGATACTTCAGAGTCATGATCATCCTGTGTGTGTTCCCAGCAAACATCTAAAGTTTGTGAAGGCATTCTAATACATGTACTGCTGATTCCCTAGTCTTTCCAGATTGTGTCTTTGTGCCTGTTCATGATTGCTTGGTGGTCTGTGTGTATTGTGAGACAAGGGTGATTATCCAAGGAGTGCAGttcacttttaaaatggttttgggGGAAATAGGACTTCAACTTCCAGTGGGAGGGACTGATATGTCCCATAATGCCATGGTTATGAAACAATGCAGGCGGCACATGAGACCTGGAGGCCTGGGCCTCCCTACTTCTCTTTCCAAACTTCTTCTGTCCTggtggggaagagaaaggcaaggagggtgcttggaacctctgcctgagggaggaggaagaggagaaggaagaggagaaggaggagaactgTTTCCttataaattgttaaaatatgaatatacatcaatgtgtgaatgaaaatacacagactaaacaaaatattttatccatATACTATGTTGAGTGGGACGAGGCACAATGTCTACATGTAAATGTAAAGGGCGTCACAATGTAAAAAGTTAGAGAACCAATTTGCTAATGGAACCAAAGTGTGCATAAGGGCCCCTAAACCCACCATAATTTCCTGCTCTGGCCTAtatctaggcttgccatatcccacctgggggcgggactttcccggtttggggcgggtccgcacggtcccgccccagtttggcacCGCCCCCGGGATTGTCCCCGCCCCCGGGCGAGATATGGCAAGCTGAGAGAGGCTTTCCCTGGCAGCTTAGGCCAaggcctgcagggaaagcctccctgaaggggaggaatccctccccgcttgggctccgcccccacCAAAGGCGGGGCCCaggcctgcagggaaagcctccctgaaggggaggagtccctccccgcttgggctccACCCCTGCCGAGGATGGGGCCCAGGCCAAGAGGGAAAGCCTCcaaggctcctattcaaatgtagggcacaaaaaaagtgtcctatatttgaaaattttgtcctacatttgtcccggtttggaggtcctgatgaatggcaaccctacctatatNNNNNNNNNNNNNNNNNNNNNNNNNNNNNNNNNNNNNNNNNNNNNNNNNNNNNNNNNNNNNNNNNNNNNNNNNNNNNNNNNNNNNNNNNNNNNNNNNNNNNNNNNNNNNNNNNNNNNNNNNNNNN is a window from the Sceloporus undulatus isolate JIND9_A2432 ecotype Alabama chromosome 1, SceUnd_v1.1, whole genome shotgun sequence genome containing:
- the COQ6 gene encoding ubiquinone biosynthesis monooxygenase COQ6, mitochondrial, whose product is MKRWWGRHFRFLPCVTSANMAALLSPSRGCRKRLRLPGGSLGAPSWRGSARLSGSTAVYDVVVAGGGLVGTAMAAALGHDVHLRDKKILLLEARPRKMSERLPESYSNRVSAITPGSTTFLSSKYSIHQFPGDML